Proteins co-encoded in one Arachis hypogaea cultivar Tifrunner chromosome 13, arahy.Tifrunner.gnm2.J5K5, whole genome shotgun sequence genomic window:
- the LOC112738146 gene encoding LOB domain-containing protein 40, whose amino-acid sequence MRLSCNGCRVLRKGCSGECPIRPCLQWIKSPQSQANATLFLAKFYGRAGLINLIHAAAPHLRPAAFKSLLHEACGRIVEPILGCTGLLSSGRWDLCEAAVEAVLSGSPIGKVSLWCESAGSSMLKACDIRHVANKGMKSGLHKVKESSKGFKRNGGGKGKRGKEIADVSDDDWASGLSDHRSLVNGNGDSCSVETETDTVEAAEACDGGLDLNLTLGCFSS is encoded by the coding sequence ATGAGATTAAGCTGCAACGGTTGCCGAGTGCTGCGAAAGGGATGCAGCGGGGAATGCCCGATCAGGCCATGCCTTCAGTGGATAAAGTCGCCGCAGTCGCAGGCCAACGCCACCCTCTTCCTGGCCAAATTCTACGGCCGCGCCGGCCTCATCAAcctcatccatgcggccgcaccGCATCTACGACCAGCGGCGTTTAAGTCGCTGCTCCACGAAGCGTGCGGGAGGATCGTGGAGCCCATTCTTGGGTGCACGGGGTTGCTGTCGTCGGGGCGGTGGGACCTTTGCGAGGCGGCCGTGGAGGCCGTTTTGAGTGGGTCCCCAATCGGGAAGGTGTCGTTGTGGTGTGAGTCTGCGGGTTCTTCCATGCTGAAGGCGTGCGATATAAGACACGTGGCTAATAAGGGAATGAAGAGTGGGTTGCACAAGGTGAAGGAGAGCAGTAAGGGTTTCAAACGGAACGGAGGAGGAAAAGGGAAGAGAGGGAAGGAGATTGCTGACGTCAGCGACGACGACTGGGCTTCTGGACTGAGTGACCATAGAAGTTTAGTTAACGGTAATGGTGATAGCTGCTCCGTGGAAACCGAGACGGACACGGTGGAGGCTGCAGAAGCGTGTGACGGAGGcttggacctcaacttgacttTGGGGTGTTTCTCGTCTTAA